CTTTATGGGTAAAACCTTGATACGGGTGGTTCAGATCAAAATACAATTTAGCACTGTGAGCGTGTGTGGctacaaagaaagtaaaaagccTTAGAAGTCTTCTGATTTATCAGGATATGTAAACACTGAAGTATGAAAACTCCTGTATAATAAAAACTGCATTttatgttgttgttattattttttaagtagactccacgcccagcgtggagcccaatgcagggctcaaactcacaaccctgagatcaaggcctgagctgagatcaaaagctgGACACtgaacttactgagccacccaggggccctacaGGAAACCtattttgagaagcactgcttttGGACATTAGGACTTCATTCTCTTGTGGAACTCAGGTTGAGAAGGAATATGCTGGCCAACAcgtaattatttgttgaagaaataattatttcatatatttatttgttgaataaataaccaCATTGAACATGACATAAACAGGAGCGTTATTAAGACCTTCCAGCAAAAACAGGCCTGACCAGTCTGTTGCGGAATGTAGTTCACCACACCAAAATCTCAAGAGAGCCCCTCAGACTCCCATTACTTATAAAGGACCAATCTCCTCAGAGACAGCAGTTCTTTTTGAGCAACCCCGCTACCCCAAGAGCTATCTGCACAGTACCTGAGAATCTGAACATGTAAAGGCAGCAATTATTCTCTGggccaaagaaattttttttgaaagaaattatttctaagattttatttatttgagggcgccctgggtggctcagtcaattaagcgacggccttcagctcaggtcatgatccgggagtcctggggtggagttctgcatcgggctcccagctccatggggcgtccgcttctcccacttctccctcagaccttctcccctctcatgctcactctcactccctctctcaaataaataaataaaatattaaaaaaaaaaaaagattttatttgagagagagcgagcgcatgcGTGCCACACAAGTGGGTTaggtgcagagggggagggagaagcaggctccccactgagcagggagtccgatgtggggcttgaccccaggaccctgggatcatgacctgagcagaaggcagacgcttaactgactgagccacccaggtgccctgaaagaaattatttttaaaggctttctTAAAACAGATCTCCTGGTGTGAGTAAGTAAGCTTACAGACCATCATCCATGTGTAAAACCTTTAAGAACGAGACACCAGGCACCTGTATACACCTGCCACTGTGATGCCCATATGTACTACAAATGCCACAGTCAGGCAACTGCTTTTCCTTTGGTCAACAAATATGATAGGAACCCAATTCTACCTCAAGGGACATCTTTGTACATCTCAGGTAGATCAAGGACCAAGCCTGAAGAAAGCATTCCTGCGTAGTTCTGATACAATGTGGTTCCTTCATTATCCAAGTAACAGAGGAAAAACAACTCCCTGGGAACTGATCAGTGGCCATGTTAATATCTATGTCCACCAGGAAAGCAGCAGGCCAGCAAGGTAGTTCACCGGAGGGAAGTTCTAAGAGCTGAGAAGCCTCCTGCAGATGGCAAGGGATTAGGAACAGCCCCTAGGCCGCAGCTGGAGGGACAGAAGGTGGTGTTACCAGAGCCCAAAGGCTAGGGCTGCACAGTAGGAGATGGAGCTGTAGGAAGAGCTGTCCAGAGGGAGCTGGACCACAGAGGAAATGAAGTCACCATCACAGACACCACCTAAGATGGAGAATGAGCGGGACAAATATCCTGGCTTCTTCCCAACTCCCGACTCCTGCCTCCCAAACTCCTGTGGGTGTCTTCTATTATTTTGGCCACGTATAACCAGAAACCAGTTGGCAAAGGAGCCTGGGAAATTAGTCGTTAGAAGTCAATCAGCAGCAGGAcaaagcagagcagggagagggaagggagttgAGCAAATATGCACATGAGGGGCCCATTACGGAGCAGTAAAAGACTTTGGACGGCTTTTCCATTTGACTAACTAGCTAGAAGCTATATAAGAGAAAAATTACATGTTAAGGATGGCAGAAAGCCCCTTCTTTTGCATGTCTGAATTTCAAATGGGACgtccattatattaaaaattcagtggAAATAGCTCCAAAACTGTATCACTAGGggttagaaaaatacattttcgTAAACAGTCCTCCAGGCCACACGCACTTCTTTTCAGAATAGTTTCCAAGGTAGAAAACAAAGTTGGCCTGTATTTGGTAGAGCCAGAAGGGCAAAGAAAACTAGAAAGCTAACAACtgcaaataaaaacagagatTACATTCTTACAAAATTAGAACATGAAACAGACGCAGAAAAAACAATCTGTAAATTTCCAATTAGGTTTTTCTCAAGAACATGATGACTATAACTAGCTGTCTGGGTCACTCTGCATACCTTTGGTCTGATGACTTCCAGCGAAATGCATGTTTAGGGGCAAGTCCCAAGGATCTTTGCTTTGCTATTCATGTAGGACTCCGGTTAGTTATCTGATTAATAAATACTGCTCTGTTACGCACAGTCTCCACTCCAACAAACAGTGACGCAGAATGGGAAGAAACGGTGTAATATACTCACACAGAAAGTTATCTGACTTATTCTGCAGAATATACCACCCGTCGTCAGCCACGGCTATGATGGGTTGAATTCGACGGTTGTACTTGTAATGCCATCTTTCTGGAAGCTCTTCTCTTTTGTAAACAGTAAGATTAGGATGGGCATGAGCTAGGGCTTCATAGACTTCATCAAATTTACCTCAAAGAGGAAGGATACGGAGAGAGACTCAGAACCAGGCACTCACTGTTAGGATTAAAGAAACCACCCTGGCAACAGAGGCCAGCGAACATTTCTTCCTCGCCAACAACACCCCCTGAGGTAAACCACCACTGTGCAGAACAGAGGGAAATACAGACAGACACTTGAAGACTCTTATCCCTTGAGCAAAGAATCTTGAGGGGCAAACAGAAATGACCCATCTTCTGCTGTACGTAAATTCACTTAACAGAACTGAGAGGACATTATATAGAACCCGAAATCTCTAATGTAAAAAGACTTAACTACACACTTCCCCTCCCCGCAGCTGTTGACACTAAGGAAAATGtctatacaaacaaaaacaaagagctaAGTTCTGATAGTTATGCACaccaaggagagagaatctctgagAGGAGGGCGAGGCAGCCCTtggggggaaatcggagggggagagggaccaggagagactgtggactcagaaacaaactgagcgtttttggtggtggggggggggtgttgggtgagcctggtggtgggtattaaggagggcacgtactgcatggagcactgggtgtggagcataagcaatgaatcttgggacactgaaaaaacaaaaaaaaacagacaggaAGACTGGAGGTGAAAGGGAGCTTGTGAAACAGGAAAATTCTTTAACCCCTGGAGGCGTGGCAAAAGCACTCCCTGGAACTTCAAATGCAGTGTCTTtaatccttttcttgtttttcaaatcCTTTATTGGGggttcctccctgcctcccaacaCCCCCAACACAGGACACATTCCAATTTTATAAGGAAAACTGAAGAGTTAATGTGATTTccacaaacaacaaaagacttGTTATTTTATACTGAATTTGTTAAAAGGTTCATGTGCAAGTGCACATGTATATTTTAACATTCGCTGTTTCATATGATCCTCTTGATTCCCTTGAGAGGTATGTAAGGCTCGTATGTGAGGTATTCAGCTTTTCAAAATCTGTCCTCTCACCAGATATCTAGAGTTAATCTAGATGGTgataaaaaagaagtcagaagtCTGAGTCTCCCTCTGCACATCCTTTGTGATCTGGTGAGGCTAAACAGCAGTAACACTTAAGTGACAAGGTTGGTAGGAGGCTTTGAGAAAAGGTTTGTAAGAAGTTCAATGATTGTTATGACTTCCTCATTTatagacaaggaaaagaaatcttcAGCTGGACCAATGCTTTCTCCTTCCTATACAGCACTGTTTCTCTACTAAGCAGGTCCTACAAAGGGATCCACAGAAGGCTAAATTTAGGGCTTCCATAAAATCACTGTAATTGCATGTGAATTCTATGTCTCTTTCCAACTCAATTTTCCTCAGAAAGGGGCTGTAGCTTTCATCATATCTGGTGGTTCCAAGATGGTTCAATCCATCTACcgtaaatacagagaaaacatCAATTTCAAATTCCtgggaaaagtgaaaaattaCAGACTGAGAAAAGAGATTTTGTCTTTTCAGAGACTAAGGATTAAGCCCTAGAAAACTACCATGACACAGGCAAGCCTatgaagacagagaaacaaaaactccCCCCTCAGCTGCACTGGGCACATCCAGCCCCGGCCCCAGATCACCACTCGGTCAGACTTACCTTCTTTTGGCAAGATGGCCGCTACTGGAGATTGGTCAATCAGGACATAGTGGTCTTTATCCAGATACTCATCAAGTTCTATGATCCTTTCCTCAGAACACTGGGTCATTCCATGATCACTTGTGATGATTAGGTTCAGAACGTTCCACAACTTGGCCTTTTTCAGCATTTGTATGAGATATCCCAACTTGTTGTCGATATCCGAAATGACAGGCCCCATGAGCGGACTCTCGGGTCCCAAATGGTGGCCCATATCATCGGGGTCTTCCCAATAAAGAAGACCGAGATTTATGGGCTCTTTTGACGTAAACCACTCGATAATTTTGGCAACTCTATCTTCAAATGACACAGACTCATTGTAAGGCATATAATGAGTAGGAAAGCTATTATGTATTTTTACGTCGGTTCCAGGCCACATGGCTGCACCACTAGAATGTCCCGCCCTCTGATTTGTGATCCATATTGGCGTTGCTTCTTCCCAAAACTCAGAATCATAAATAGTCATGTTATCCAAGGAGAAAGACTTATTCAGAATAGGATCAAacatgtcatttgcaacaatCCCATGATTCTCTGCAAAGAGGCCAGTGACCAAAGTATAATGGTTAGGGTAGgtctttgtaataaaaatattagtaacTTGCTTCACATGAACACCATACTTCATAACATAATGAAAATGGGGTGTTGGAACTCTATACAAGTAATCCCAACGGAATCCATCAAATGAAACCAGTAGAACCTTTTGCTGGTCTGGTTGGAGAGAAAATGTAACGGACAGTATTAACGCAGCAAGTATGAAGGACACCCAGAGGAGTTTGGAAGTCATTTTCAAAGTATTTGATCAGCTCAGTGTAAGATAATCTGTATAGAAAACATATAGAAgttaataacaattttttttttttttgtatacctTACCCCAAACTGACAGTAACAGTACTTAGTAATAGCAGTTATGTCATAAATCACAGCCTGGAAGAATTATGTTGTTCCACCTTAAATAAGAGACCTGGGGATTCCTGCATAATAAAGCTAAGAAATTCAGTTGCATTTTAGAAACTGCTACTTTCCAAGAATTTATCAAAACATTTCTCAAAGTAATTATTTAAGTAACCCCcccaaatatcattttaaaatgttataatttacTTTTGAGAAAACCAAAAACTTTTCAGAAACTTTTGCAGGGGACCCAGACTTCTGACTTTTGGCCTGTAAAGTTTATGTAATCTAATTAATATCTGTGAAAGTATTTATCATTATGGTTAGACCAACTACAGGAACCTAGAAACAAGCAAGTACCATCAGCAAATccaataaaaatgcttaaaaaaaatacacacgtCTATTTTTCAAAGCCAAAGTCTTATATTTAGGGATGTTACtcgagaaatgagaaaaaagatgaaCTTGGTTTTTTGAAGTGACATAAAATTTGTGATACTCAAATACGCTTGTGTAGTGTaatttgcattcatttatttcataattaaagcATAGCCTTTGTTATTCTAAAACAGTTTCTGTTGAACAGAAACATAATTCTGAAATTTGGTGTTAACTTTCTGTGAGCTGAAATTCATCAATATTTAATCTTTGTGTTATGTGTGGAAAAAGCACTTGCCAGGATTAAAGACTCCCTTAGGATCAAGGTTGTTGGTcagttgttctattttttttttaaatctgcttaTATGTCTAAAAAGTTTTTATTCTATTCAAGAAAGCTAACAAAAGGCAGTATGGATAAACAACACATATGTAAATTTTGTGAACTCTAATTGGGCTTGCAAATTAAGCAAGGATTTTTGGTTCTCTATTCTAGTCCATTCTTGCGTGAAGGTATTTGTAAGTCCACCAAAACCTGGATCTATCCACACTCTTGTGCCAAGAACTCTCCTGAATTCAGGCTTTGATGCCTTGTTAACTTGAATATGCTGAAGATATTTTAAACCTCAAAAACAGATCCTGTCTTGTCTTGCTGGCTATATTAGAGGTATAGGTAAGTAAAAACAGCTTGGCATGCTTGCTTTGCTTTCAGATACACTAATTTTTAACCATGATTTCACTGTACCTAGAACATTACTTAAACTGAAATTGCAGTAGGTATCGGACTCCAGACAATggttcaaaaatttaaatttaaaaactatttctcaAATGGCAATAATGTTTCTAATACTGGAAGGAACATTTAAAAACCAGTTCCAATAATGAACTCCAACTGTATTTACTAACATCTGGCTGAGGATGCTGTTTCCTCCCCCCTTTTCCCCCTTCACCTTCCTCACAcaagaaaagctgttatgaaacaaatataatttaaggctaaaaaaaaaaaaatcaactacatGAAATGCCTGATTTTCCTCTaagtaaatgaattcagcaacTGTGGTAAGCAGGAAAGAACTGCTTTCCtggacagaagaaaataaatgctgTGTTGTCTACAGCTTAGGAATGTTTGGTAAGAAGACTCAACATTATCACATCGATGACATAAAGGAATAAAcaaagaggtgggggtggggatgaaaGAAATAGCAGATTTCGTTCTTTTCCACGCACAAACTGCTGCACAGTGCAGTGGAATCCCTAGTTCTCGGTCCAGATTTCACCGGGCTGCTTTCCAGGTTCTCCTCCCCTCTAATCCTTCCCCCACAGGCTGCCTTGGAAATAGAGGGAAGGGGCGCCAACAAACGCGGAGAAGAAAGTGGAGGAGGAGTCGGTGGGTTTAGAGGGACTCGACGTCgagagaaagaagtagtgccctatCTTCCCCCCTGGGATTCCAACCCAGTCACTGGGAAGGGTCCGGGCGTTGACTACTTTAGCCATTCGCTGACCTCCCGCCCACCGAGGCCGGCAGGTGCCCCCACGTGAGCTGTGCGCGTGTGCAAGGAAAGGGGGGCTGGTCTGAGGGGACCACAGGAGCTGTGTGAGTTCCCGGGAGGCAAGCAGCCCACTCCCCTGGACTCTTACCCTTGCAGTGATCCGGACGGCCCGCATGGGATTGGGACAAGAGGATGGTGAgtcgggggctggggggggctcACGCAGACCCGGGGGCAATAGCGGGGAGGTGGCGGAAGCGAGAATTGCCCCTTGAACTTGCAGCCGCTCACCTGCACGCAGCCTCGGCGCAGAGCACCTGACCAGCACCTCCTCCTGGCCGCAGGTCCCGCCTCTTGCCTCCTATTGGCTACGGTAGAATGGTGCCCTCCGCTGGGCC
This genomic interval from Neovison vison isolate M4711 chromosome 1, ASM_NN_V1, whole genome shotgun sequence contains the following:
- the ENPP5 gene encoding ectonucleotide pyrophosphatase/phosphodiesterase family member 5 isoform X1; its protein translation is MTSKLLWVSFILAALILSVTFSLQPDQQKVLLVSFDGFRWDYLYRVPTPHFHYVMKYGVHVKQVTNIFITKTYPNHYTLVTGLFAENHGIVANDMFDPILNKSFSLDNMTIYDSEFWEEATPIWITNQRAGHSSGAAMWPGTDVKIHNSFPTHYMPYNESVSFEDRVAKIIEWFTSKEPINLGLLYWEDPDDMGHHLGPESPLMGPVISDIDNKLGYLIQMLKKAKLWNVLNLIITSDHGMTQCSEERIIELDEYLDKDHYVLIDQSPVAAILPKEGKFDEVYEALAHAHPNLTVYKREELPERWHYKYNRRIQPIIAVADDGWYILQNKSDNFLLGNHGYDNALADMHPVFLAHGPAFRKNFTQEAMNSTDLYPLLCHLLNITGMPHNGSFRNVQDLLRSTSPGALPPTPGPPLLHGSVKPGDVESEESYAYFLGVSLGSILVIVFFVIFVKHLIRSQIPALPDVQAEIAQPLLQA
- the ENPP5 gene encoding ectonucleotide pyrophosphatase/phosphodiesterase family member 5 isoform X2 yields the protein MTSKLLWVSFILAALILSVTFSLQPDQQKVLLVSFDGFRWDYLYRVPTPHFHYVMKYGVHVKQVTNIFITKTYPNHYTLVTGLFAENHGIVANDMFDPILNKSFSLDNMTIYDSEFWEEATPIWITNQRAGHSSGAAMWPGTDVKIHNSFPTHYMPYNESVSFEDRVAKIIEWFTSKEPINLGLLYWEDPDDMGHHLGPESPLMGPVISDIDNKLGYLIQMLKKAKLWNVLNLIITSDHGMTQCSEERIIELDEYLDKDHYVLIDQSPVAAILPKEGKFDEVYEALAHAHPNLTVYKREELPERWHYKYNRRIQPIIAVADDGWYILQNKSDNFLCNHGYDNALADMHPVFLAHGPAFRKNFTQEAMNSTDLYPLLCHLLNITGMPHNGSFRNVQDLLRSTSPGALPPTPGPPLLHGSVKPGDVESEESYAYFLGVSLGSILVIVFFVIFVKHLIRSQIPALPDVQAEIAQPLLQA